The proteins below are encoded in one region of Holophagaceae bacterium:
- a CDS encoding ferritin-like domain-containing protein, with protein sequence MSDRRLFLSALMGGAVLTASGGLLGCRKPEAAPGGDARPTGDLSILNGALVLEHTAIYAYGLAGGSGLLSKGVLAVGGTFKGSHESHREALSAVIKNLGGSPADPKKDYDFSAFELKSEADVLRLALFLEMKAARAYQAAISQFKTKALLEAAARIMGDEVSHAAILRAALGKAPAGFYSQIDELE encoded by the coding sequence ATGTCCGACCGCCGCTTGTTCCTCAGCGCGTTGATGGGAGGGGCCGTGCTGACCGCCTCCGGAGGCCTGCTGGGCTGCCGCAAACCCGAGGCCGCCCCCGGCGGGGATGCCCGGCCCACCGGGGACCTGAGCATACTCAACGGCGCACTGGTGCTGGAGCACACGGCCATCTACGCCTACGGGCTGGCGGGCGGCTCGGGCCTGCTGAGCAAAGGCGTGCTGGCCGTGGGCGGCACCTTCAAGGGCAGCCATGAAAGCCACCGCGAAGCCCTCAGCGCTGTCATTAAAAACCTGGGCGGTTCTCCTGCGGACCCCAAGAAAGACTACGACTTCAGTGCCTTTGAACTGAAATCCGAAGCCGATGTGCTGCGGCTGGCCCTGTTCCTGGAGATGAAGGCCGCCAGGGCCTACCAGGCCGCGATATCGCAGTTCAAGACCAAGGCTTTGTTGGAGGCCGCGGCCCGGATCATGGGCGATGAAGTGAGCCATGCCGCCATCCTGCGCGCGGCCCTGGGGAAAGCGCCGGCCGGGTTCTACAGCCAGATCGATGAATTGGAGTAG
- a CDS encoding protein kinase yields MSREVRWYRSLAWKFFLRTSVTILVIIGVLVFITSTVADRKARESAGAQMLSASQVVDRTFEQQGKIMDAGLEVFTQYSANLANIEKGDYSSVRDTLLDNLSRLNSQIAVVIRPSGALLSCTTDGVKQDYNDVGIVQMAMYPDEARKAGYPGPSYRGFFKIDEGKFKGVYHAVARSISTPGGASLGVMLVGNSLSDEAAKELRFVSLPPGRKGDLPPHFGLLSQFQIQGLTVADASQRDALQRAISTGDGFKAAQAGVLAGQRSATIPVALEGRPYLAVLAPLKGVNALDLRIADVVMMPLEPFLAPFVTIRNVILATGAGGLLLAMIFSLTSSRAVTSPLSALARATAQLAEGERPEIPALNSQDEVGYLTQAFRAMLSELKAKDELLAALEHLDPKDGRRGMGAEMESVAQSRVSMSAVDVDATIMLATTSQVMRGEDPSPQRKRVTLKEGEIFAGRYRIENILGKGGMGIVLKAHDQQLDEDVALKIIRPEHDLSTGFLEQLKQEIKLARKITNKYVLRTHDFGEFEGLPFVSMEYLKGVTLKQLLDDRGSLPIGLVLRIGRQVSEGLEAAHGEGVVHRDIKPLNILFDARGDAKIMDFGLAAPVAAKGSSAEGQVFGTPRYMSPEQVRGERVDPRTDLYALGVMLFELSTGFPPFEHAVITELLRMHLSTPVPRAKELAPDLPEGFSFLLERLMAKRIEDRPASAMEVVEILKLLAAGGSGETKRVA; encoded by the coding sequence ATGAGCCGTGAAGTGCGCTGGTACCGCTCGCTCGCCTGGAAGTTCTTCCTCCGCACGAGCGTGACCATCCTGGTGATCATCGGCGTGCTGGTCTTCATCACCTCCACGGTGGCGGACCGGAAGGCGCGGGAATCCGCCGGGGCGCAGATGCTCTCCGCCAGCCAGGTGGTGGACCGCACCTTCGAGCAGCAGGGCAAGATCATGGACGCGGGGCTGGAGGTCTTCACCCAGTATTCGGCCAATCTGGCGAACATCGAAAAGGGCGATTACTCGTCCGTGCGCGACACCTTGTTGGACAACCTCTCCCGGCTCAATTCCCAGATCGCCGTGGTCATCCGCCCCTCGGGCGCCCTGCTCTCCTGCACCACCGACGGCGTCAAGCAGGACTACAACGACGTGGGGATCGTGCAGATGGCCATGTACCCGGATGAAGCCAGGAAGGCGGGCTATCCCGGCCCTTCCTACCGCGGCTTCTTCAAGATCGACGAAGGGAAATTCAAGGGCGTCTACCATGCGGTGGCCCGGTCCATCTCGACCCCCGGAGGCGCTTCCCTCGGCGTCATGCTGGTGGGCAACAGCCTCAGCGACGAGGCCGCCAAGGAGCTGCGGTTCGTGTCCCTGCCCCCGGGCCGGAAAGGCGACCTGCCGCCCCATTTCGGGTTGTTGAGCCAGTTCCAGATCCAGGGGCTCACGGTGGCGGATGCGAGCCAGCGCGATGCGCTGCAGCGGGCGATTTCCACGGGGGACGGCTTCAAGGCGGCCCAGGCCGGAGTCCTGGCCGGGCAGAGGTCCGCCACGATCCCCGTTGCCCTGGAAGGCAGGCCCTACCTCGCGGTCCTGGCGCCCTTGAAGGGAGTCAACGCTCTGGATCTCAGGATCGCAGACGTGGTGATGATGCCTCTCGAACCCTTCCTGGCGCCTTTCGTGACCATCCGCAACGTGATCCTCGCGACCGGGGCGGGCGGGCTGCTCCTCGCGATGATCTTTTCGCTGACCTCCAGCCGCGCGGTGACCTCGCCCCTGTCGGCCCTGGCCCGCGCCACGGCCCAATTGGCCGAAGGAGAAAGGCCCGAGATTCCGGCGCTCAACAGCCAGGATGAGGTGGGCTACCTCACCCAGGCCTTCCGGGCGATGCTCTCGGAGCTGAAGGCGAAGGATGAATTGCTGGCGGCCCTCGAGCACCTGGACCCGAAGGACGGTCGCCGGGGCATGGGTGCGGAGATGGAATCCGTGGCGCAGAGCCGCGTCAGCATGAGCGCCGTGGATGTGGACGCCACCATCATGCTGGCCACGACGTCCCAGGTGATGCGCGGCGAAGACCCCTCGCCCCAGCGGAAGCGGGTGACCCTGAAGGAAGGCGAGATTTTCGCAGGCCGATACCGCATCGAGAACATCCTGGGGAAGGGCGGCATGGGCATCGTGCTGAAGGCCCACGACCAGCAGTTGGACGAGGACGTGGCCCTGAAGATCATCCGGCCCGAACACGACCTTTCCACGGGCTTCCTGGAGCAGCTCAAGCAGGAGATCAAACTGGCCCGGAAGATCACCAACAAGTACGTGCTGCGCACCCATGACTTCGGCGAGTTCGAAGGCCTGCCCTTCGTTTCCATGGAATACCTGAAGGGCGTCACCTTGAAACAGCTCCTGGACGACCGGGGCAGCCTGCCCATCGGCCTGGTGCTCCGCATCGGCCGCCAGGTCTCGGAGGGCCTGGAGGCCGCGCACGGCGAGGGCGTAGTGCACCGCGACATCAAGCCGTTGAACATCCTGTTCGATGCCCGCGGCGACGCCAAGATCATGGATTTCGGCCTGGCCGCGCCGGTGGCCGCCAAGGGCTCCTCGGCCGAGGGCCAGGTCTTCGGCACGCCGCGCTACATGTCCCCGGAGCAGGTGAGGGGCGAACGGGTGGATCCCCGCACGGACCTCTACGCGCTCGGCGTGATGCTCTTCGAGCTCTCCACGGGCTTTCCGCCTTTCGAGCATGCGGTCATCACGGAGCTGCTGCGCATGCACCTGAGCACCCCGGTGCCCAGAGCCAAGGAACTGGCTCCGGACCTGCCCGAGGGCTTTTCCTTCCTCCTGGAGCGGCTCATGGCCAAACGCATCGAAGACCGGCCCGCTTCGGCGATGGAAGTGGTGGAAATCCTCAAGCTCCTAGCCGCCGGCGGTTCGGGCGAAACGAAGCGGGTGGCGTGA
- a CDS encoding riboflavin synthase, giving the protein MFTGLIRHLGTLESRSPRSGGARLRIAAAQEVLDHAELGASIAVNGACLTSVLCDERAWETELSEETLAKTTLGRLSIGATLHLEPSLRVGDPLDGHLVSGHVDGLGALLERPGGEGLWRFTMPSFFAPMTAPKGSIAVDGISLTVVDCGRDWFSVALIPETVKRTALASMKPGDAVNLEADPIGRYVARALQMRDVDEKLSRFAQRGFEEG; this is encoded by the coding sequence ATGTTCACCGGTCTGATCCGCCACCTTGGCACCCTGGAATCCCGCAGCCCCCGGAGCGGCGGGGCCCGGCTGCGCATCGCGGCCGCCCAGGAGGTGCTGGACCACGCCGAGCTGGGGGCGAGCATCGCCGTGAACGGAGCCTGCCTGACCTCGGTGCTCTGCGACGAGCGGGCCTGGGAAACGGAGCTGAGCGAAGAGACCCTGGCCAAGACCACCCTGGGCCGCTTGTCCATCGGCGCCACGCTGCACCTGGAGCCGAGCCTCCGGGTGGGCGATCCGCTGGACGGGCATCTGGTCAGCGGCCACGTGGACGGCCTGGGCGCCCTGCTGGAGCGGCCCGGAGGCGAGGGGCTGTGGCGGTTCACAATGCCTTCCTTTTTCGCGCCCATGACGGCCCCCAAGGGCAGCATCGCCGTGGACGGCATCTCGCTGACGGTCGTGGACTGCGGCCGCGATTGGTTCAGCGTCGCCCTGATCCCGGAAACCGTGAAGCGCACGGCCCTGGCGTCCATGAAGCCCGGCGACGCCGTGAACCTGGAGGCCGACCCGATCGGCCGCTACGTGGCGCGGGCGCTGCAGATGCGGGATGTGGACGAAAAACTGAGCCGCTTCGCGCAGCGGGGCTTCGAGGAAGGCTAG
- a CDS encoding amino acid permease, which yields MNFFRTKSLEQLKATADEPEHQLKKNLGAFDLAMFGIGAIIGAGIFSSIGTAAAGNMADGRLPAGPSLVLSILLVALICGFTALAYAELASMIPVSGSAYTYAYATLGELMAWIIGWDLLLEYAVSNVAVAISWGDYARSFLSNVFHVDIPGWLAMDPRTALKLGAGVEKLGLSDKLHVIADAKAGLADGAATFAHWDVLKNAPTIGGFPVTINLLAVIITVLITWLCYIGIKESARANSIMVVIKVVILLTVVGLGIQFIAPANWHPFVPHGFKGIQAGAAIIFFAFIGFDAVSTTAEECRNPGRDLPLGILWSLGICTVIYAAVALVTTGMVHYTKLGGIADPLSYIFTEHRMAAIAAVISFGAVIATTAALLVYQVGQPRIFMSMSRDGLLGPWFGKIHPKFKTPSNATILTGFIVAIPAALLNIDEVVELTNIGTLFAFAVVCVAVMVLRHRRPESPRKFLMPAMWVLAPAGIVGCVWFALGLPWLTWIRFVVWLAIGLAIYFAYGARKSALQNGDA from the coding sequence ATGAATTTTTTCCGCACGAAATCCCTCGAACAGCTCAAGGCCACGGCCGATGAGCCCGAACACCAGCTCAAGAAGAATCTCGGCGCCTTCGACCTGGCGATGTTCGGCATCGGCGCCATCATCGGCGCCGGGATCTTTTCAAGCATCGGCACCGCGGCGGCGGGCAACATGGCCGACGGCCGCCTGCCCGCGGGCCCCAGCCTGGTGCTGAGCATCCTGCTGGTGGCCCTCATCTGCGGCTTCACGGCGCTGGCCTATGCCGAACTGGCCTCCATGATCCCGGTCTCGGGCTCGGCCTACACCTATGCCTACGCGACCTTGGGCGAACTCATGGCCTGGATCATCGGCTGGGACCTGCTGCTGGAATACGCGGTCTCCAATGTCGCCGTGGCCATTTCCTGGGGCGACTATGCGCGGAGCTTCCTGTCGAATGTCTTCCACGTGGATATTCCCGGCTGGCTGGCCATGGATCCGCGCACGGCGCTGAAGCTCGGCGCGGGCGTGGAGAAACTCGGCCTGTCCGACAAACTGCACGTGATCGCGGATGCCAAGGCCGGGCTGGCCGACGGGGCGGCCACCTTCGCCCACTGGGACGTGCTCAAGAACGCCCCGACCATCGGCGGCTTCCCGGTCACCATCAATCTGCTCGCGGTGATCATCACCGTGCTCATCACCTGGCTCTGCTACATCGGCATCAAGGAAAGCGCCCGCGCCAACAGCATCATGGTGGTCATCAAGGTGGTCATCCTGCTGACGGTGGTGGGCCTCGGCATCCAGTTCATCGCCCCGGCCAACTGGCATCCCTTCGTGCCCCACGGATTCAAGGGCATCCAGGCCGGCGCGGCGATCATCTTCTTCGCCTTCATCGGATTCGACGCGGTGAGCACCACGGCGGAAGAATGCCGGAACCCCGGCCGCGACCTGCCGCTGGGCATCCTCTGGTCCCTGGGCATCTGCACCGTGATCTACGCGGCCGTCGCGCTGGTCACGACGGGGATGGTGCACTACACCAAGCTGGGCGGCATCGCCGACCCGCTGTCCTACATCTTCACCGAGCACCGGATGGCCGCCATCGCCGCCGTGATCAGTTTCGGCGCCGTCATCGCCACCACGGCGGCGCTGCTGGTCTACCAGGTGGGCCAGCCGCGCATCTTCATGTCCATGAGCCGCGATGGCCTCCTGGGCCCCTGGTTCGGCAAGATCCATCCGAAATTCAAGACGCCTTCCAACGCGACCATCCTCACGGGCTTCATCGTGGCCATCCCCGCGGCCTTGCTGAACATCGATGAAGTGGTGGAACTCACCAACATCGGGACCCTCTTCGCCTTCGCGGTGGTCTGCGTCGCGGTGATGGTCCTGCGCCACCGCCGCCCCGAGTCCCCCCGCAAGTTCCTGATGCCCGCCATGTGGGTCCTGGCTCCCGCGGGGATCGTCGGCTGCGTCTGGTTCGCCCTGGGCCTGCCCTGGCTCACCTGGATCCGCTTCGTGGTCTGGCTCGCCATCGGCCTGGCCATCTATTTCGCCTACGGCGCACGGAAAAGCGCGCTGCAGAACGGCGATGCCTAG
- a CDS encoding DUF58 domain-containing protein, translating into MFLWKDRRLRLNLTRLGIQYLVALFLVGAFSVNTGNNLLYVIFSLMLGLFLVSGWVSRAALRGLAPASLEEGNLFARVRGGLRVRFKDKAPARLRALEVHLEMEGGRVEPGFLAGGDKTAGEPLLVLHARCEKRGWTKISSLEIRTSYPFGFVEKALRFTLDQSVLVLPHPRTNILPPRAPKGEVRRNIPVAGESSPEGSRPLRPGDAPSRVHWKRTAQRGHPWVRTFEGEQPEGLHLRLELKDWASGRPFERELERLSGAILQARLQKRDVSLEIFGEGFRREAFGHTACWRALAVAEPEGVVNAALILNPTGPLAIPIPGGAHAF; encoded by the coding sequence ATGTTCCTTTGGAAAGACCGCCGACTCCGCTTGAACCTGACCCGCCTGGGGATCCAGTACCTGGTGGCCCTGTTCCTCGTGGGCGCTTTCTCGGTGAACACCGGAAACAACCTGTTGTACGTGATCTTCTCCCTGATGCTCGGGCTGTTCCTGGTCTCGGGCTGGGTGAGCCGCGCGGCGCTCCGGGGCCTGGCCCCGGCCTCCCTGGAAGAGGGCAACCTGTTCGCGAGGGTGAGGGGCGGCCTGCGGGTCAGGTTCAAGGACAAGGCCCCGGCGCGCCTGCGGGCCCTGGAGGTGCATCTGGAAATGGAAGGCGGCCGGGTCGAGCCGGGCTTTCTCGCGGGGGGCGACAAGACCGCCGGGGAGCCGCTGCTCGTGCTTCATGCGCGTTGTGAAAAGCGCGGGTGGACCAAAATCAGCAGCCTGGAGATCCGCACCAGCTATCCCTTCGGCTTCGTCGAAAAAGCCCTTCGCTTCACCCTCGACCAATCGGTCCTCGTGTTGCCCCATCCCCGCACCAACATCCTGCCGCCGCGCGCGCCGAAAGGGGAGGTCCGCCGCAACATTCCGGTGGCCGGCGAGAGCAGCCCCGAGGGCTCCCGGCCCCTCCGCCCGGGGGACGCCCCCAGCCGCGTGCACTGGAAACGCACAGCCCAGCGGGGCCATCCCTGGGTCCGCACCTTCGAGGGCGAGCAGCCCGAAGGCCTGCACCTCCGGCTGGAATTGAAGGATTGGGCGTCCGGCCGGCCCTTCGAACGGGAATTGGAGCGGCTTTCCGGCGCCATCCTCCAGGCCAGGCTCCAGAAGCGGGATGTCAGCCTGGAGATCTTCGGCGAAGGGTTCCGCCGGGAGGCCTTCGGCCATACCGCATGCTGGCGGGCCCTGGCCGTCGCCGAGCCCGAAGGCGTGGTGAATGCCGCCCTCATCCTCAACCCCACCGGTCCACTTGCCATCCCGATCCCTGGAGGCGCCCATGCCTTTTGA
- a CDS encoding cytidine deaminase, producing the protein MPFETAQAPEWTPLLKAAWEARGRAHAPYSGFQVGAALLRRGGSVVAGCNVENASYPMCTCAERTAVCAAVAAGMKEGELEAIAVVTGAEVLTPPCGACRQVLVEFADDLPILLDNGRQRVLRHLKDLLPDAFTGRNFTPPGQDSSHRQL; encoded by the coding sequence ATGCCTTTTGAAACCGCCCAAGCCCCTGAATGGACGCCTTTGCTGAAGGCCGCCTGGGAGGCCAGAGGCAGGGCCCATGCGCCCTATTCGGGTTTCCAGGTGGGGGCCGCGCTCCTCCGCAGAGGCGGAAGCGTGGTGGCCGGATGCAATGTGGAGAACGCGAGCTACCCCATGTGCACCTGCGCTGAGCGCACGGCGGTGTGCGCCGCCGTGGCGGCCGGGATGAAGGAGGGCGAGCTGGAAGCGATCGCAGTGGTGACCGGCGCCGAGGTCCTGACGCCTCCCTGCGGGGCCTGCCGGCAGGTGCTCGTGGAATTCGCGGACGATCTGCCCATCCTGCTCGACAACGGCCGCCAGAGGGTGCTGCGCCATTTGAAGGACCTGCTTCCGGATGCTTTCACAGGCCGTAATTTCACCCCCCCTGGGCAAGACTCGTCGCATCGCCAGTTGTAG
- a CDS encoding tetratricopeptide repeat protein has product MSIDRAKVTKEADKLLAAGRIDKAIEEYRKLLDDNPKDLPLMNRIGDLCVQAKRIGEAIDLFKRLGMTYERDGFTQKGIAVLKKATRLAPDDLDMSGRLADMYRQVGMIKDALQVHLSVAEFFTKKGLIKRALEEFAKVVELDPKNLKNKVKLADLYNKEGMKDRAAAIYLEVAEALAIEQMHTEANQILERAKSMVSTPQVFLTQSRLAVIQKDLSAAASHLREGLKANPRSNELLEALAEIEIQSKNPDRALEALGQIPQLPEKALQLCERALRDLLKANRGEEGLRLFKPIGREFARRGMGDNAAKALKSALQGHWSSEAYIQLAEIAHQSGNRQEQGAALQNAYNLATQQRDQNLAAHLAEQLKALGITPGEAPDAPPSSPGMPAYAGASEHTMGGGRPTDTTEMDPVKQLQIQQLVREAEAYTRSKSTDRAVEAYKKILELDPAFDIAIDKIAEIHKASGILSRVQMHYVQTAQVLVGKGFRNKALELLDRAEQMFPGSTRLHRRTLGLVDVAAPPPPTAPPAPPRAPAPPRPDPFSAPPPHMADSIALGPPPSESLGGVPFSTLLPPETKGAPAPPPEMLISLDLPGGLPAIPASAALEPGAPLAPLAPAGPAAVESAQFNLPTPTDSMDFMADLDLGAAPSFGPMGSSPFDFIPPEPEAPAAPPAPAAEAPGTPPEAMLTMPMPLMPMPGEVLGVGGEPPTLPGFPVFEPLPGAIAATGPVVDDELASVLSDIDFQMDYGSPEEAKEEIVAALQQYQDHPELLSRLNRADEALRKIGVEATSKDDDDFSHSFFDLTDVLGDALLETGEGEEMHDATNVVEKVQSVDELFSAFRDGVEKQVQGDDYDTHYNLGIAYKEMMLLEPAVEEFKKAMVDPERTQECCSMLSICELELGNQEAAIDWLNQGIHAPGFPPEDSIGLRYDLGELLLSAGRRDEAKIEFTAVHDMDPDYREVAARLA; this is encoded by the coding sequence ATGTCCATCGATCGAGCCAAAGTCACCAAGGAAGCCGACAAGCTATTGGCGGCTGGCCGCATCGACAAGGCCATCGAGGAGTACCGCAAGCTTCTGGATGACAATCCCAAGGATCTGCCGCTGATGAACCGCATCGGCGATCTGTGCGTCCAGGCCAAGCGCATCGGCGAGGCCATCGACCTGTTCAAACGCCTGGGCATGACCTATGAACGGGACGGCTTCACCCAGAAGGGCATCGCGGTCCTGAAGAAGGCCACGCGCCTGGCGCCGGATGACCTGGACATGAGCGGCCGTCTGGCGGATATGTACCGCCAGGTGGGGATGATCAAGGACGCCCTGCAGGTGCATCTGTCCGTGGCGGAATTCTTCACCAAGAAAGGCCTCATCAAACGGGCCCTCGAGGAATTCGCCAAGGTCGTGGAACTGGACCCCAAGAACCTCAAGAACAAGGTGAAGCTGGCGGACCTCTACAACAAAGAAGGGATGAAGGACCGCGCCGCGGCCATCTACCTGGAAGTGGCCGAGGCCCTGGCCATCGAGCAGATGCACACCGAGGCGAACCAGATCCTCGAGCGGGCCAAGTCCATGGTCAGCACGCCGCAGGTGTTCCTGACGCAGAGCCGCCTGGCGGTGATCCAGAAGGATCTCAGTGCCGCGGCCAGCCACCTGCGGGAAGGCCTCAAGGCCAATCCACGCAGCAATGAATTGCTGGAGGCCCTGGCCGAGATCGAAATCCAGAGCAAGAATCCGGACCGGGCCCTCGAAGCCCTGGGACAGATCCCCCAATTGCCCGAGAAGGCGCTGCAGCTCTGCGAACGCGCCCTGCGCGATCTACTGAAGGCCAACCGCGGCGAGGAAGGCCTGCGGCTGTTCAAGCCCATCGGCCGCGAATTCGCGCGGCGGGGCATGGGCGACAACGCCGCCAAGGCGCTGAAGAGCGCGCTGCAGGGCCACTGGTCCAGCGAAGCCTACATCCAGCTTGCGGAGATCGCGCATCAGAGCGGGAACCGCCAGGAGCAGGGTGCCGCGCTCCAAAACGCGTACAACCTCGCCACCCAGCAGAGGGACCAGAACCTCGCCGCGCACTTGGCCGAACAGCTCAAGGCCCTGGGCATCACGCCAGGGGAAGCGCCGGATGCCCCGCCCTCTTCGCCGGGAATGCCGGCCTACGCAGGTGCCTCCGAGCACACCATGGGCGGGGGCCGGCCCACCGACACCACCGAGATGGACCCGGTCAAACAGCTGCAGATCCAGCAACTGGTCCGGGAAGCGGAAGCCTACACCCGGTCGAAGTCCACGGACCGCGCGGTGGAGGCCTACAAGAAAATCCTCGAACTGGATCCCGCCTTCGACATCGCCATCGACAAGATCGCCGAGATCCACAAGGCCTCCGGCATTCTCAGCCGGGTGCAGATGCACTACGTCCAGACCGCCCAGGTCCTGGTGGGAAAGGGATTCAGGAACAAGGCTCTCGAGTTGCTGGACCGCGCCGAACAGATGTTCCCGGGTTCCACGCGCCTCCACCGCCGGACTTTGGGCCTCGTCGATGTCGCCGCTCCGCCTCCGCCGACCGCCCCACCGGCCCCGCCCCGGGCGCCGGCCCCGCCCCGCCCCGATCCCTTTTCCGCGCCGCCTCCGCACATGGCGGATTCCATCGCTTTGGGGCCGCCTCCCAGCGAGTCGCTGGGCGGAGTCCCCTTCAGCACGCTGCTGCCCCCGGAAACCAAAGGCGCCCCGGCACCTCCTCCGGAGATGTTGATCTCGTTGGATCTGCCCGGGGGCCTGCCGGCCATCCCCGCATCGGCGGCTTTGGAACCCGGCGCGCCGCTTGCACCATTGGCTCCCGCGGGCCCCGCCGCCGTCGAATCCGCCCAATTCAATCTTCCGACTCCCACCGATTCCATGGATTTCATGGCCGATCTGGATCTGGGGGCAGCGCCATCCTTCGGCCCCATGGGCTCGTCGCCTTTCGATTTCATCCCCCCGGAACCGGAAGCGCCGGCTGCCCCTCCGGCCCCAGCCGCCGAAGCGCCCGGCACGCCGCCCGAAGCCATGTTGACCATGCCCATGCCGCTCATGCCCATGCCTGGCGAGGTTCTGGGGGTCGGCGGAGAGCCCCCGACGCTGCCTGGCTTCCCGGTCTTCGAACCCTTGCCGGGCGCCATCGCCGCCACCGGCCCGGTGGTGGATGATGAGCTCGCGTCCGTCCTTTCGGACATCGATTTCCAGATGGACTACGGCAGCCCCGAGGAGGCCAAGGAAGAGATCGTCGCGGCGCTCCAGCAGTACCAGGACCATCCGGAGCTGCTGTCCCGCCTGAACCGCGCCGACGAAGCCCTGCGCAAGATCGGCGTGGAGGCCACCTCCAAGGATGACGATGATTTCAGCCACTCCTTCTTCGACCTCACCGACGTGCTCGGCGACGCCTTGCTCGAGACCGGCGAAGGCGAGGAGATGCACGATGCCACCAACGTGGTGGAGAAGGTGCAGAGCGTGGACGAGCTGTTCTCCGCCTTCCGGGACGGCGTCGAAAAGCAGGTCCAGGGCGACGATTACGACACCCACTACAACCTGGGCATCGCCTACAAGGAAATGATGCTGCTGGAGCCGGCCGTCGAGGAATTCAAGAAGGCCATGGTCGATCCGGAGCGCACCCAGGAATGCTGCTCCATGCTCAGCATCTGCGAGCTCGAGCTGGGCAACCAGGAGGCCGCCATCGATTGGCTGAACCAGGGCATCCACGCGCCCGGCTTCCCCCCCGAGGACAGCATCGGCCTGCGCTACGACCTCGGCGAATTGCTGCTGTCCGCGGGCCGCCGGGATGAGGCCAAGATCGAGTTCACGGCTGTCCACGACATGGATCCGGACTACAGGGAAGTGGCGGCCCGGTTGGCCTGA
- a CDS encoding methionyl-tRNA formyltransferase, translating into MTRIAFLGTPQAAVPALRVLAAAHPVQAVFSNPDRPVGRGRALTPPPVAAAAQELGLAVHQPERWKTEAARSLWESLGIELAIVVAYGHLLPSWMLESCRLGAWNLHFSLLPRWRGAAPVNHAILAGDPETGVSLMRLTEGLDEGPVLAMSRRPITMQDTSDSLLAQLACDAAALLEQHLPALLDGTARPAAQDSAGATLAPKLTKAMSRLDPSRPALELHRRVRGLQPWPGIELLLENQPIKVLGAGSLKPSSDAPGTLRWDKGGAWFAAGDGQALELTRLQRPGKAAQPALQALQPWGASGIRHEV; encoded by the coding sequence GTGACCCGCATCGCCTTTCTCGGCACGCCCCAGGCCGCCGTGCCGGCCCTCCGCGTTTTGGCAGCGGCGCATCCGGTCCAGGCGGTCTTCTCCAACCCCGACCGGCCCGTTGGCAGAGGCCGCGCGCTCACCCCCCCGCCCGTGGCCGCGGCCGCCCAGGAATTGGGCCTCGCGGTGCACCAGCCCGAACGGTGGAAGACGGAAGCGGCGCGATCGCTCTGGGAGTCCCTGGGCATTGAACTGGCCATCGTGGTGGCCTACGGGCACCTCCTGCCTTCCTGGATGCTGGAATCCTGCCGCCTGGGCGCCTGGAATCTGCATTTCTCCCTGCTGCCCCGCTGGCGGGGAGCCGCGCCCGTGAACCACGCCATCCTGGCCGGGGACCCGGAGACCGGCGTCAGCCTCATGCGGCTGACCGAAGGGCTCGATGAAGGTCCGGTCCTGGCCATGAGCCGGCGGCCCATCACGATGCAGGACACGTCGGATTCGTTGCTCGCTCAATTGGCCTGCGATGCGGCGGCGCTGCTGGAGCAGCACCTCCCCGCCCTGCTGGACGGCACAGCCCGCCCCGCAGCCCAGGACTCCGCGGGCGCCACCCTCGCCCCCAAGCTCACCAAGGCCATGTCCCGCCTGGATCCGTCCAGGCCCGCGCTGGAACTGCATCGCCGCGTCCGGGGCCTGCAGCCCTGGCCCGGCATTGAATTGCTGCTGGAAAACCAGCCCATCAAAGTCCTCGGCGCAGGTTCCTTGAAACCCAGCAGCGACGCCCCGGGCACCTTGCGATGGGACAAGGGGGGCGCCTGGTTCGCCGCAGGGGATGGGCAGGCCCTGGAACTCACGCGCCTCCAGCGCCCCGGAAAGGCCGCGCAGCCCGCGCTGCAGGCCTTGCAGCCCTGGGGCGCTTCGGGCATTCGGCACGAGGTCTGA
- the def gene encoding peptide deformylase, producing MAVRPILTWGDPRLKKNSADVGPWSPELEQLVADLFETALDEEGVGLAAPQVGVNLNLAVIDCSCGEDPSQKLVLINPEILQTEGSQTGPEGCLSIPGIHEVLERPQKVKIKNRRPDGTWDEIWGEDLMARAYCHEIDHLRGRLFVEYFGPVKRQVIQRRYQKQHKAS from the coding sequence ATGGCTGTCCGACCGATACTCACCTGGGGCGACCCCCGCTTGAAAAAGAACAGCGCCGATGTGGGCCCCTGGTCGCCGGAGCTGGAGCAGCTGGTGGCGGACCTGTTCGAGACGGCCCTGGACGAGGAAGGCGTCGGACTGGCGGCCCCCCAGGTCGGCGTGAATCTCAATCTCGCGGTGATCGACTGCTCCTGCGGGGAGGATCCATCCCAGAAGCTCGTCCTGATCAATCCCGAGATCCTCCAAACAGAAGGCAGCCAGACCGGCCCCGAGGGCTGCCTGTCCATTCCCGGCATCCATGAGGTGCTGGAGCGCCCGCAAAAAGTGAAAATCAAGAACCGCCGGCCCGACGGGACCTGGGACGAGATCTGGGGCGAGGACTTGATGGCGCGCGCCTACTGCCATGAAATCGACCATCTGCGCGGGAGGCTCTTCGTGGAGTACTTCGGTCCGGTGAAACGCCAGGTCATCCAGCGCCGGTATCAGAAGCAGCACAAAGCCTCGTGA